From Chrysemys picta bellii isolate R12L10 chromosome 1, ASM1138683v2, whole genome shotgun sequence:
CTACGACAGTTTTGATTTTGTTCCTTTAAAATGCTCGTGAATAAAATATGCATCACCTCTCAACCGTCTTCGTCCTCTGTCTACCAGGGCCAACCCTCCAAAGAAAGCTCTACACCACAAAGGAACAGCTAGTGCGCTCAACTGGTCTCTGAGCTAAGGCAGGACAACCCCTGGGACAGGAAATCAATTTAGAAATGAAACAAGAGCAAAGGCCATGTCTGTTGGGCGCCACGGAGTATCCAAAGTGCTTCAGACACAGAAGTGCCCGAGGAGAGCTGCAATTCTCTGCTAGGATCACATATTTACAAAGCAATTTCCCTCCGAAACATGTGGTTTAGGCCGGGTGTGCACAACAGCTCAGTGAAAGTGCCGGCTCTTGGCAGACTGAGGTGAACAAAGGAAATCCGAGTGCATGGAGCGGATGGGAACTCTGACTTCATTGAACGGGTCGCCTCTGATGTTCTAATGCTCAGAATTAAACGAACAGCCAGGCCTGTATCATAGGACACATGGAAAGAgtgtctcctccccacccctgccccattgCAGACAGGCCCTCTCCTACATGGAAGCGGCAACTCTGTAATCAGACCCAAACTCTGCAGCACTCTCCCCTCATATCGAGCCGCATTATGGTTCCTTCCCAACGTGCTAAATTAAGGCATATTTCCACCCAGTTCAGCCCACTGGGTTTCAGTGGACGGGGTGGCCAAAACACAGCCAAGTAGCCAGGTAGAGAGTTCTACAATgcagcccacagccagcctcaTCGTGCCTATGGAGGGGTTCAGCCCACGGAGAgaggtcccagcatgcaacacTTTGTTTAGCCCTTCGTACTCACATCAAGCTGGAGAAGGGCCTGCTGGGCTTGCTTGTCTCCAGGGACCAAACGTGTGTCAGAGATGAGGGGGGCTGCATCACCTCCACGTCATGGGCTGGTGGCCGGCTTCCTGGGATGCTCTCGCTTTGCTTTCATTGGCTGGTTCCTAGAGGCCGCCCTCACCGCGAGGCGTTTATTGTACAGGGCATGCCCTCGGCCCAGAGCctgtctgctgcccccagccctgcggaAGGGGGGGGCACCATGTTCTGCCCCTTCAAATGTCCTCTCCTctccaggcaggctcagtggtgcAGAAACCAGGACATAGAAAAGGATTCGAAACAGGCCTTAGCTGAGACGACAGGGGGGAGGCCTTAAAGAAGGCGGCTAATGGCATATGGGGCTGCATTTGTGggatcattgccagcagatcgagggaagtgactattcccctctattcggcactggagaggccacacctggagaattgtgtccagttttgggtccccccccactacagaatggatgtggacaaatcggagagagtccagcggaggacaatgaaaattactagggggctggggcacatgatttatgaggagaggctgaaggaactggggttatttagtctgcagaagagaagagtgagggggggatttgatagcagccttcaactacctgaaggggggttccaaagaggatggagctcggctgttctcagtggtaccagatgacagaacaaggagcaatggtctcaagttgcagtgggggaggtctaggtgggatattaggaaacactatttcactaggagggtggtgaagcactggaatgggttacttaggcaggtggtggaatctccttccttggaggtttttaagccccggcttgatgaagccctggctgggatgatttagttggggattggtcctgctttgagcagggggttggactagatgacctcctgaggtcccttccaaccctgatagtctgtgattctatgacagcACCCACATGTTGTTGTGCAGGCTTTCCCTTAGACACTGGAATACATCACATCCCCCTTAACTTTGGGCCAGACACTTGGCTACTGGGTGCTGGCCCAGCTCTCTTGGCTTCAGCGGAGCTGTACCATTGACACCAGTTGAGGATACAGCCCATTGTCCGTAGCTAACTCAGCCCCTCGTTCCTTCAGGGTGGGAAGGGCCTCAAACCAGCTGGCTCAATGCCATTTTTACTTGTTTCGGTCCCCTAAACATTAGGGCAGGGGATGACTTTGCAGCAGTTTTTGGAACTGAACCAGCAAGCTAAAGGACCTCACCCAGCATGGTCTCACAGTTCTGGGTACGGACTTAGTTACACCCTTCACGTAGCATGTGCATGAATTTGGTGAGTCTAGTGATGGCAGTGGCTTTCCTTACGTTTGTTTCATTCCTCCTGGGCAGGAGAAGGAGGGGGGGGCGAAAAGGGGACACAGACGAGAAATCTCGCTGCTGAAGGGGAACAAGAACCAGCTTGAGTCCGGTTTTTGCcccttgaccccccccccacgcttAGTTTAACAGCGTTTGCCCAACTTCCTATGGCTCCGTAGCATGCCCAGGTCTCTCTAGCTCTTCGTCCGGTTCTGTCTTGCTCGTGATAGCTGCTTCCTGACAGGTTGTCACTCCGGGGTGAGATTTCCCTCCCTGCAAGGAAATTTCAGATGACACTGACCTTCTTGCAGGGGGAGAGGCGTGGGGGTGCTCACCAGTTTCATGTCTGAGAAGTCTCTCCCCCTTAGTGTTGACTTGCATCGGCCCCGCACTCAGCCCTGTGTCATAGGTGTTTCACCTGCCACGGGGGCAACGTGCAGCCTCCCTTGCAATGCTGTGcaactccccttccctcctccccgtcCGCTCCCCGTGCACTCCCTGGTGGAGGTGGCACAGGCCCTGGGGCTCAGTACATGGGCGGGGTGCCCCCTGCATGTGTCCGCTGGTGCCTGCCCAAGTGGTACTTGTGGCTGAAGCTGCGCCCGCATTCGGCACACTTGTACGGCTTCTCCCCGGTGTGGATGCGCTGGTGGGCCACCAGGTAGGACTGGTTGCTGTAGACGCGGCCGCACTCGGCGCACGAGTAGGACTGGCGGTCGCGGTGGCTGCGCTGGTGCATGATGAGGTCGGTGCGGGAGCCGAAGGCCTTGCTGCACTGGGTGCAGGTGAAGGACCGGCTCTCACCGTGCACGCGCTGGTGAATCAGGAGGTCGGTGCGGGAGCCGAAGCTCTTGCCGCACTTGTTGCAGTAGACGAGCCTCTCGGCGTGCGAGCGCTGGTGCGTGATGAGGTCGGTGCGGGAGCCGAAGGCTTTGCCGCACTGAGTGCAGGTGAAGGACTGGCTGTCGCCGTGCATGCGCTGGTGAATCAGGAGGTCGGTGCGGGAGCCGAAGCCCTTGCCACACTTGTTGCAGGAGATAAGCCTCTCGGCGTGCGAGCGCTGGTGCATGATGAGGTCGGTCAGGTAGCTGAAGGCCTTGCCGCACTCGGGGCAGGCGTGCACTTTGGCGGCGTGGCTGGCCCGGTGCCGGCTGAGGTCGGCCTGGCAGGCGAAGATCTTGCCGCAGTCTGCACACAGGCACCATTTGGACTCGGGGTGGGTGCGCTCGTGCAGGATCAGGTCAGTCTTGGAGCTGAAGCGCCGCTCGCAGGTGCTGCACGGGAACCAGCGCTCCTTGGGGTGGCACAGCTGGTGCGACACCAGCTCGGCGTGGAAGCAGAAGCTCTTGCCGCACTTGGTGCACTTGTAGGGCCGCTCCTCGGCGTGGATGCGCTGGTGGCTCAGCAGGGCGGGGTGCGAGCGGAAGCTGTCGCCGCAGTCGATGCAGGGGAAGGGCTTCTCAGCCTCGGGGGCCCGCAGGGGCGCGGCCAGCTCAGCACCTTCCTCCGAGGCCACGGCCGGCCTGGCGTGGGCCTGCTGGTGGGCGGCCAGCTCGGCGTGGGAGCCATAGGCGCCGTCACACTGGGCGCAGCGGTAGGGGCGCTGGCGGACGTGGGTGCGCTGGTGCACGGTGAGCGCTGCCTTGTGGGTGAAGCTCTTGCCGCAGTCGGTGCAGACGAAGACGCTCTCCGCCGTGTGGCCGCGCTGGTGCTCCACCAGGGTGGCGTGCCGCCCGAAGCTCTTGCCGCAGTCGGTGCAGATGAAGGTGCGCTCCGCCGCGTGGCTTTGCTCGTGCTCGCCCAGGGACGCCACATCTCCAAACCGCCACCCGCAGTCGCCGCAAGCCAACACCAGCTCCCCCGCGGGGCTCCTCGGCTGGGAGGCCCTGGCGCTGTGCTTCCCAAGGGCCCTGGTACACTCAGCGGGAGTGTCGTGcccgctccctgcctggctcccggGGGTCAGAGGGTTCTTGTAGAGCTTCCCTGCCAGCACCCAGGGAGCCTCCAGCTCCTTGGTATGGTCCTCTCCTGGCCCTTCTTCCTTAACGGCTTTCGCAGCCCAGTCACctgtgcagggcaggggaaagagaaGCCAGAGACACTGTTAGTGGCTGCTAAGGTAGGGAACAGCACCAGGCCAAGTCACTTCCCGCTGGAGTGCAGTTACCAGAGGGTCTGTGTAAACAGCCATCTCCTCACAAAGCTCTGCTAGGGGGTTATCTGGTTCTCCCTGTTGTGCCCCGTGTCTAGCCAGGGCATCTCTGCAGAGGGCATGGAAGAGGCTGCCATTCAGAGGGAGTTTGCACAGGTGTGCGTGACCATGCAAAGTGCAAGGCCGTGGCAGTTCAGGCCTAATTCTCACTTGGCACCAGGAGTAACTCCAGGGAAGCTAACAGAGCTACAGTGGTGTCAGAATcaggcctgctgcctctgctggaGGGAAGAGAGGGATTCTCTTCTGGTTTGGGCATCTTCAACAGAGATGCCAGCGAAGTGCCATTTGTGGGGCCAGCTGCTACCCCGAGTTGCAtctgtgcagctccactgaaagcAGTGAGGTCCCCCAGATGCGAACAAGCCTGCAGAATCCttctaacataagaacggccatactgggtcagaccaaaggtccatccagcccagtatcctgtctatggacagtggccaatgccaggtgctccagacggagtgaacctaacaggtaatgatcaagtgatctctctcctgctgtccatccccacactctgacaaacaggctaaggacaccattccttacccatcctggctaatagccattaatggacttaaccaccatgaatttttccagttctcttttaaactctgttatagtcctaaccttcacaacctcctcaggcaaggagttccacaagttgactgtgcgctgtgtgaagaacttccttttatttattttaaacctgctgcccattgagAACATGAGAcgggccacactgggtcagaacagtggaccatctagcccagtgtccttcCTTCTGACAGGGGCTAGTGCCAGGTGCTCCAAAGGGAATGACCAGAACTGGGAAATTATTGAATGGTCCCTCCCatcatccagtctcagcttctggcagtcagaagcttaggggcacccagagcatggggttgtgtcctgaccatcttggctaatagccattgatggacgtgttctccatgaacttatgtaatccttttttgaacccagttatacttttggccttcacaacatcccctggcaatgagttccacaggctgactgtgtgtggtgtgaagaaatacttcatgtttgttttaaacctgctgcctattaatttcattgggtgatccctgttcttgtgttatgtgaaggggtaaataacacttctggATTCACCTTCTCCACAGCACCCGTGAtgttatagacttctatcatattccTGCTTAGTCAtcacttttctaagctgaactaTCCCAGTCTTCTTAATTTTTCCTCATACGGAAGTTGTTCCATGTCCCTCATCATTTCTGTCGCCCTTCTcggtactttttccaattccaatatatcttttttgagatggggcgaccagaactgtacacagtattcaaggtgtgggagtgctatggatttatatagtgacattatgatatcttctgtcttatctattcttTTCCTAACGGTTCCTAACATTGGTTAGCTTTCTTGATTGCGGCTGCaaattgttttcagagaactatccacaatgactccaagatctcttttttcatagaatcataggacttgaAGGTACTTGACAGgttgtctagtccagtcccctgcactcatggcaggactaagtatctagaccatccctgacaggtgtttggccaacctgctcttaaaaatccccaatgacagagttttcacaacctccctaggcaatttattccagtgcttaactaccctgacagttaggaacataagaaaggccgtactgggtcagaccaaaggtccatctagcccagtatcctgtctaccgacagtggtcaatgccaggtgccccagagggagtgaacctaacaggcaatgatcaagtaatctctctc
This genomic window contains:
- the LOC101931288 gene encoding zinc finger protein 883-like, with protein sequence MDSQDAEGEETPASTCSGYPAPQLDISIKVEKEDEPQFTESPDFTEGVVPEGYPGAKRDLVKTERNKHMDVLDSAKRRTTRKNSTGDWAAKAVKEEGPGEDHTKELEAPWVLAGKLYKNPLTPGSQAGSGHDTPAECTRALGKHSARASQPRSPAGELVLACGDCGWRFGDVASLGEHEQSHAAERTFICTDCGKSFGRHATLVEHQRGHTAESVFVCTDCGKSFTHKAALTVHQRTHVRQRPYRCAQCDGAYGSHAELAAHQQAHARPAVASEEGAELAAPLRAPEAEKPFPCIDCGDSFRSHPALLSHQRIHAEERPYKCTKCGKSFCFHAELVSHQLCHPKERWFPCSTCERRFSSKTDLILHERTHPESKWCLCADCGKIFACQADLSRHRASHAAKVHACPECGKAFSYLTDLIMHQRSHAERLISCNKCGKGFGSRTDLLIHQRMHGDSQSFTCTQCGKAFGSRTDLITHQRSHAERLVYCNKCGKSFGSRTDLLIHQRVHGESRSFTCTQCSKAFGSRTDLIMHQRSHRDRQSYSCAECGRVYSNQSYLVAHQRIHTGEKPYKCAECGRSFSHKYHLGRHQRTHAGGTPPMY